In Streptomyces sp. NBC_01381, a genomic segment contains:
- a CDS encoding zinc-binding dehydrogenase — MRAIRLHTFGGPENLRYEDLPDPVPGPGQVRIAVRAAGVHLVDTALQAGTSGKLPFPVPELPITPGREVAGVVDGLGEGVADEWLGRRVVTHLGLVNAGYAELAVRETEALFALPDALSYEAAIAMVGTGRMALGVLHVAALEPDDVALVTAAAGGIGTLLVQAARNAGVSVVGAAGGPRKVARVRSCGADVAVDYTRPGWADEVRAALGGREVSVVFDSVGGEAGRAALELLGCGGRFVMYGWSSGTPTEFTAKDLQANLLTAAYALGPRIARVPGGLRGLQERALAEAARGTLVPAVTTFPLRDAGAAHAALVGRETVGKVVLIP; from the coding sequence ATGCGTGCCATTCGGCTGCACACCTTCGGCGGACCCGAGAACCTGCGGTACGAGGACCTGCCCGACCCCGTGCCGGGCCCCGGGCAGGTCCGGATCGCCGTACGGGCGGCGGGAGTCCACCTCGTCGACACCGCGCTCCAGGCGGGGACTTCCGGCAAACTCCCCTTCCCTGTCCCGGAGTTGCCCATCACTCCGGGACGCGAGGTGGCGGGCGTCGTCGACGGCCTGGGCGAGGGGGTCGCCGACGAGTGGCTCGGACGCCGGGTCGTCACCCACCTCGGCCTGGTCAACGCGGGCTATGCGGAGCTGGCCGTGCGCGAGACGGAGGCGCTGTTCGCGCTGCCGGACGCCCTCTCGTACGAGGCGGCGATCGCCATGGTCGGCACCGGCAGGATGGCGCTCGGCGTCCTGCACGTCGCCGCCCTTGAACCGGACGACGTGGCGCTGGTGACGGCGGCCGCCGGCGGCATCGGCACCCTGCTCGTGCAGGCCGCGAGGAACGCGGGCGTGAGCGTGGTGGGCGCGGCGGGCGGCCCCCGCAAGGTCGCGCGGGTGCGGTCCTGCGGCGCGGACGTGGCCGTCGACTACACGCGGCCCGGCTGGGCGGACGAGGTGCGTGCGGCGCTCGGCGGCCGCGAGGTGAGCGTCGTGTTCGACAGCGTGGGCGGCGAGGCGGGGCGCGCCGCGCTGGAACTCCTGGGCTGCGGCGGCCGGTTCGTGATGTACGGCTGGTCGTCGGGCACCCCCACGGAGTTCACCGCCAAGGACCTGCAGGCGAACCTCCTGACGGCGGCCTACGCACTGGGCCCACGCATCGCCCGCGTCCCCGGCGGCCTGCGGGGCCTCCAGGAACGGGCGCTCGCGGAGGCGGCACGGGGCACGCTCGTCCCGGCGGTGACGACGTTCCCGCTGCGGGACGCGGGGGCGGCGCATGCGGCCCTCGTGGGCAGGGAGACGGTCGGGAAGGTGGTCCTGATCCCATAG
- a CDS encoding NADPH-dependent FMN reductase, with product MTTQLTTQRLQVAVIVGSTREGRFAPTVRNWFVSVAGQRDDLAVDVIDLAGAGGERPEILDSPAAPAIGSITPRIAAADAYVVITPEYNHSFPGDLKQAIDWHREEWQAKPVGFVSYGGVAGGLRAVEQLRLVFAELHAPTMRDTVSFHGVWQRFGPDGRPHDEAGPAGAAKVLLDQLTWWGVTLRDAKAARPYAA from the coding sequence ATGACCACGCAGCTGACCACGCAGCGACTTCAGGTGGCGGTCATCGTCGGAAGCACCCGCGAGGGCCGCTTCGCACCGACCGTCCGCAACTGGTTCGTCTCGGTCGCCGGGCAGCGCGACGACCTCGCCGTCGACGTGATCGACCTGGCGGGCGCGGGCGGTGAGCGCCCGGAGATCCTCGACAGCCCGGCCGCTCCCGCCATCGGCTCGATCACTCCGCGCATCGCGGCGGCCGACGCGTACGTCGTCATCACGCCCGAGTACAACCACAGCTTCCCCGGTGACCTCAAGCAGGCCATCGACTGGCACCGGGAGGAGTGGCAGGCCAAGCCGGTGGGCTTCGTCTCGTACGGAGGTGTCGCCGGCGGGCTGCGCGCGGTGGAGCAGCTGCGGCTGGTCTTCGCCGAGCTGCACGCGCCGACGATGCGGGACACGGTCAGCTTCCACGGCGTATGGCAGCGGTTCGGGCCCGACGGGCGGCCGCACGACGAGGCGGGCCCGGCGGGCGCCGCCAAGGTGCTGCTCGATCAGCTCACGTGGTGGGGCGTGACGCTCCGGGACGCGAAGGCGGCCCGCCCTTACGCCGCGTGA
- a CDS encoding type ISP restriction/modification enzyme: MPGVTHDEAPLLADLMPWSVAPLRTGRGWPMGPDAASLRARWDAFVRADDTERDRLLSPSRSRTLHTSVAQLPGHRAGTGPLAGETGRCPEPVRVLHGPFDEQWLIPDHRLIDAARPELWRVAGDGQLFLVEQGHVAGSAGPAVLASAVLPDGRSPAGRPGRIRPLFRRPGGLEPNVAPGLLGHLSDLLGHDVDAGELLAWTLSVADTSAAGCRVPLTSDAEVWARGTELGRRVLRLQARGDGARPKLPGGRRPYVRAPLPARPSELSYDADEEALFLDEGRVSPVPREAWEYEVSGVRVLDLWFTRRTEPGEPGTLEAIRPSAWPQAWTSELLELITVLALLHELEPQQRELSGSLADSPTVTADELHKAGILPVPAAARRPASVLDHHEEGPGGQFALI; the protein is encoded by the coding sequence ATGCCGGGCGTGACGCACGACGAAGCGCCGCTGCTCGCCGACCTGATGCCGTGGTCCGTCGCGCCCCTGAGGACCGGCCGGGGGTGGCCGATGGGTCCGGACGCCGCATCCCTCAGGGCCCGTTGGGACGCGTTCGTCCGCGCGGACGACACCGAGCGCGACCGGCTGCTCTCCCCGTCACGCTCGCGCACCCTGCACACCTCGGTCGCCCAACTCCCCGGCCACCGGGCAGGAACGGGCCCGCTGGCCGGCGAGACGGGCCGCTGTCCCGAGCCGGTGCGCGTCCTGCACGGCCCCTTCGACGAGCAGTGGCTGATCCCGGACCACCGGCTCATCGACGCCGCGCGGCCGGAGTTGTGGCGCGTCGCGGGCGATGGCCAGCTGTTCCTGGTGGAGCAGGGGCACGTCGCCGGTTCCGCGGGGCCCGCCGTGCTCGCGTCGGCCGTGCTGCCCGACGGCCGCTCCCCCGCCGGGCGCCCCGGCAGGATCCGCCCGCTCTTCCGCCGCCCCGGAGGGCTTGAGCCCAATGTGGCGCCCGGTCTGCTCGGGCATCTCTCCGACCTGCTCGGGCACGACGTCGACGCCGGGGAGCTCCTCGCCTGGACCCTTTCCGTGGCCGACACGTCGGCCGCCGGATGCCGGGTGCCGCTGACCTCCGACGCCGAGGTGTGGGCGCGGGGCACGGAGCTCGGCCGCCGCGTCCTGCGGCTGCAGGCGCGCGGCGACGGGGCACGGCCGAAGCTCCCCGGGGGACGCAGGCCCTACGTACGGGCGCCGCTGCCCGCCCGCCCCTCGGAACTGTCCTACGACGCCGACGAGGAGGCGCTGTTCCTGGACGAGGGCCGCGTCTCGCCGGTGCCGAGGGAGGCATGGGAGTACGAGGTGAGCGGGGTCAGGGTGCTCGACCTGTGGTTCACCCGCCGCACGGAGCCGGGCGAGCCCGGCACGCTGGAGGCGATCCGCCCCTCGGCGTGGCCGCAGGCGTGGACGTCGGAGCTCCTTGAACTCATCACCGTGCTGGCGTTGCTCCATGAACTGGAGCCGCAGCAGCGGGAGTTGAGCGGCTCCCTCGCCGACTCGCCGACGGTCACCGCCGATGAGTTGCACAAGGCGGGCATCCTGCCCGTACCGGCCGCGGCACGACGTCCGGCATCCGTCCTGGACCACCACGAAGAGGGCCCGGGGGGCCAGTTCGCGCTGATCTGA
- a CDS encoding GntR family transcriptional regulator, producing the protein MTAFAPDSIVLNRKLPLWYQVSQSLRASILGRTPDAPLRLPTEEQLAGHYGVSVLTMRQALKELEDEGLITRHRRRGTFIEPSVRRGSPVRLLGSVDAIVAQQSGMSTELLSHGTAPVSGELAEYFPDVAEVTTYHRLRSDEKTGEPTNHAHNFIRPELAERVELDDLARWPMTKVLRDVVGVKISRITDTVEATLADPETARLLQVPLLSPILHYTGITYDEDGRALDVARIHYRGDRFSFTVTLDAT; encoded by the coding sequence GTGACCGCCTTCGCCCCGGACTCGATCGTCCTGAATCGCAAGCTGCCGCTGTGGTATCAGGTGTCGCAGTCCCTGCGCGCCTCGATACTCGGCCGCACACCCGACGCCCCGCTGCGGCTGCCCACCGAGGAGCAGCTCGCGGGGCACTACGGGGTGAGCGTCCTCACCATGCGCCAGGCCCTCAAGGAGCTGGAGGACGAGGGCCTGATCACCCGGCACCGGCGGCGCGGCACGTTCATCGAGCCGAGCGTCCGGCGGGGCTCTCCCGTCCGGCTGCTCGGCTCGGTCGACGCGATCGTGGCCCAGCAGTCGGGCATGAGCACCGAACTCCTTTCGCACGGCACGGCGCCGGTCTCCGGCGAGCTCGCCGAGTACTTCCCCGATGTCGCCGAGGTGACGACGTACCACCGTCTGCGCAGCGACGAGAAGACGGGCGAACCCACCAATCACGCCCATAACTTCATCCGCCCCGAGCTGGCCGAACGGGTCGAGCTCGACGATCTGGCGCGCTGGCCCATGACGAAGGTCCTGCGCGACGTGGTGGGCGTCAAGATCAGCAGGATCACCGACACCGTCGAGGCCACCCTCGCCGACCCGGAGACGGCCCGCCTCCTCCAAGTGCCGCTGCTCAGCCCGATCCTGCACTACACGGGCATCACGTACGACGAGGACGGGCGCGCCCTCGATGTGGCCCGCATCCACTATCGCGGCGACCGCTTCTCCTTCACGGTCACCCTCGACGCCACCTGA
- the hmgA gene encoding homogentisate 1,2-dioxygenase, which translates to MSGDHTTDARKTAEGLAYLSGFGNEHSSEAVPGALPHGRNSPQRAPLGLYAEQLSGTAFTEPRAHNRRSWLYRIRPSAAHPRFTRVDNGAIRTAPFAEAAPDPNRLRWNPLPEPAPGTDFLAGLWTLGGNGDATQRTGMGIHLYYANSAMTDRVFSDADGELLIVPEQGGLLLRTEFGLLHAEPGEVALIPRGVRFRVELLDESARGYVCENYGAPFQLPDLGPIGANGLANARDFRAPVAAYEDVERPVEVVNKFCGNLWRATYDHSPLDVVAWHGNHVPYVYDLHRFNVIGSISYDHPDPSIFTVLTSPSDTPGLAGVDFVVFAPRWLVGENTFRPPYFHRNVMSEYMGLIEGAYDAKAEGFVPGGGSLHNMMSAHGPDRETFDKASAAELKPQKIDDGLAFMFETRWPVTATEQAAQASHLQRGYDDVWQGLERHFRS; encoded by the coding sequence ATGAGCGGGGATCACACCACCGACGCACGGAAGACCGCCGAAGGGCTGGCCTATCTCTCCGGCTTCGGCAACGAACACAGCTCCGAGGCGGTGCCCGGCGCACTGCCGCACGGTCGCAACTCGCCCCAGCGCGCACCGCTGGGTCTTTACGCGGAGCAGCTGAGCGGAACCGCCTTCACCGAGCCCCGCGCACACAACCGGCGCTCGTGGCTCTACCGCATCCGCCCCTCCGCGGCGCATCCGCGGTTCACGCGCGTCGACAACGGCGCGATCCGTACGGCGCCCTTCGCCGAGGCGGCGCCCGACCCGAACCGGCTGCGCTGGAACCCGCTCCCCGAGCCTGCGCCCGGCACGGACTTCCTCGCGGGGCTCTGGACGCTCGGCGGCAACGGCGACGCGACACAGCGCACCGGCATGGGTATTCACCTCTACTACGCCAACTCCGCCATGACGGACCGGGTGTTCAGCGACGCGGACGGCGAGCTCCTGATCGTGCCCGAGCAGGGCGGCCTTCTCCTGCGCACCGAGTTCGGGCTGCTGCACGCGGAACCCGGCGAGGTCGCGCTGATCCCGCGCGGCGTCCGCTTCCGCGTGGAGCTGCTCGACGAGAGCGCACGCGGGTACGTGTGCGAGAACTACGGCGCGCCCTTCCAGCTCCCCGACCTCGGCCCGATCGGCGCCAACGGCCTGGCGAACGCGCGGGACTTCAGGGCGCCGGTCGCCGCGTACGAGGACGTCGAGCGGCCGGTGGAGGTGGTGAACAAGTTCTGCGGCAACCTGTGGCGTGCGACCTACGACCACTCACCGCTCGACGTGGTCGCCTGGCACGGCAATCACGTCCCGTACGTCTACGACCTGCACCGCTTCAATGTGATCGGCTCGATCAGCTACGACCACCCGGACCCGTCGATCTTCACCGTGCTTACCTCGCCGTCGGACACCCCGGGCCTCGCGGGCGTCGACTTCGTCGTGTTCGCGCCGCGCTGGCTGGTGGGCGAGAACACCTTCCGGCCGCCGTACTTCCACCGGAACGTGATGAGCGAGTACATGGGCCTCATCGAGGGCGCGTACGACGCGAAGGCGGAAGGCTTCGTGCCGGGCGGCGGCTCGCTGCACAACATGATGTCGGCGCACGGACCCGACCGCGAGACCTTCGACAAGGCCTCGGCCGCCGAGCTGAAGCCGCAGAAGATCGACGACGGCCTTGCCTTCATGTTCGAGACGCGCTGGCCGGTGACGGCGACGGAACAGGCAGCTCAGGCGTCCCACCTGCAGCGCGGGTACGACGACGTGTGGCAAGGTCTGGAGCGCCATTTCCGTAGCTGA
- a CDS encoding TetR/AcrR family transcriptional regulator: protein MPHRNPPPTGPLRRTPVQQRSAERLTRILDACADLLDEVGYEDLSTRAVARRADVPIGSVYRFFGNKRAMADALAHRNLDLYGERVAARVAGVDRGDWRGAVDAAFDEYLAMKRTVPGFGLVDFGIPSAPDAMPDANSDVAERVAALLADHLDRPLDARLRRTVLVGVEAVDAVLQLAFRVDASGDPALIDETRTLLHAYFAGSLDAPPR, encoded by the coding sequence ATGCCCCACCGGAACCCGCCCCCGACCGGCCCTCTGCGCCGCACACCCGTGCAGCAACGCAGCGCGGAGCGCCTGACCCGGATCCTCGACGCCTGCGCCGACCTCCTGGACGAGGTCGGCTACGAAGACCTCAGCACCCGCGCCGTCGCCCGGCGCGCGGACGTCCCGATCGGCTCCGTCTACCGCTTCTTCGGCAACAAACGGGCCATGGCCGACGCCCTGGCCCACCGCAACCTCGATCTGTACGGGGAGCGCGTCGCGGCCCGCGTCGCCGGCGTCGATCGCGGCGACTGGCGCGGCGCCGTCGACGCCGCCTTCGACGAGTACCTCGCCATGAAGCGCACCGTCCCCGGCTTCGGCCTGGTCGACTTCGGCATCCCCTCGGCCCCCGACGCGATGCCCGACGCCAACTCCGACGTCGCCGAACGGGTGGCCGCGCTGCTCGCCGACCATCTCGACCGTCCACTGGACGCACGGCTGCGCCGCACCGTGCTCGTCGGGGTCGAGGCGGTCGACGCGGTCCTCCAGCTCGCCTTCCGCGTCGACGCGTCGGGAGACCCGGCCCTCATCGACGAGACACGGACGCTGCTGCACGCGTACTTCGCCGGCTCCCTCGACGCGCCACCGCGCTGA
- a CDS encoding CitMHS family transporter: MLTILGFVMIATFLVLIMMKKMSPIAALVLIPALFCVFVGKGAHLGDYVLEGVGNLAPTAAMLMFAIVYFGVMIDVGLFDPIVRAILRFCKADPVRIVVGTALLAAIVSLDGDGSTTFMITVSAMYPLYKRLKMSLVVMTGVAATANGVMNTLPWGGPTARAATALKVDAADIFVPMIPALAMGLVAVFLLSYALGLRERKRLGMLSLDEVLEKETASETVLVGTGGGTDGRTSLTKKTTGGTGATGGAGSGTDADAADEADEDDGFQGLDPNRATLRPKLYWFNAGLTVLLLTAMIMEWLPIPVLFLLGAALALTVNFPHMPDQKARIAAHAENVLNVTGMVFAAAVFTGVLQGTGMVDSMAKWLVDAIPSGMGPHMGLVTGLLSLPLTYFMSNDGFYFGVLPVLAEAGQAHGVGTLEIARASIAGQALHMSSPLVPAVYVLVGMAKVEFGDHTKFTVKWAVLTSLVVLGSGILFGII; this comes from the coding sequence ATGCTGACAATCCTCGGATTCGTCATGATCGCCACGTTCCTGGTGCTGATCATGATGAAGAAGATGTCGCCGATCGCGGCACTGGTGCTGATCCCCGCGCTCTTCTGCGTGTTCGTAGGAAAGGGAGCCCATCTCGGGGACTACGTCCTCGAAGGCGTCGGCAATCTGGCGCCCACGGCGGCCATGCTCATGTTCGCCATCGTGTACTTCGGCGTCATGATCGACGTCGGCCTCTTCGACCCGATCGTCCGGGCCATCCTGCGCTTCTGCAAGGCGGACCCGGTGCGCATCGTGGTCGGCACCGCGCTGCTCGCCGCGATCGTCTCGCTCGACGGCGACGGCTCGACGACCTTCATGATCACGGTCTCGGCGATGTATCCGCTCTACAAGCGCCTCAAGATGAGCCTCGTCGTCATGACGGGTGTCGCGGCCACCGCCAACGGCGTCATGAACACCCTGCCCTGGGGCGGCCCGACGGCCCGTGCCGCGACCGCGCTGAAGGTCGACGCGGCCGACATCTTCGTCCCGATGATCCCGGCACTCGCCATGGGCCTGGTCGCCGTCTTCCTCCTCTCCTACGCACTGGGCCTGCGCGAGCGCAAGCGGCTCGGCATGCTCTCGCTGGACGAGGTCCTGGAGAAGGAGACGGCGAGCGAGACGGTTCTGGTGGGTACGGGTGGCGGCACCGACGGACGTACGTCGCTCACGAAGAAGACCACCGGGGGCACCGGAGCCACCGGGGGAGCGGGTTCGGGAACGGACGCCGACGCCGCCGACGAAGCCGACGAGGACGACGGCTTCCAGGGGCTCGACCCGAACCGCGCGACGCTGCGCCCCAAGCTCTACTGGTTCAACGCGGGCCTCACCGTCCTGCTCCTGACCGCCATGATCATGGAGTGGCTGCCGATCCCGGTCCTCTTCCTGCTCGGCGCCGCGCTCGCCCTGACGGTCAACTTCCCGCACATGCCCGACCAGAAGGCCCGGATCGCCGCCCACGCGGAGAACGTCCTCAACGTCACCGGCATGGTCTTCGCGGCCGCCGTCTTCACCGGCGTCCTGCAGGGCACCGGCATGGTCGACAGCATGGCCAAGTGGCTCGTCGACGCCATCCCCAGTGGCATGGGCCCGCACATGGGCCTGGTGACGGGTCTCCTCTCGCTCCCGCTCACCTACTTCATGTCGAACGACGGCTTCTACTTCGGTGTCCTGCCGGTGCTTGCCGAGGCCGGCCAGGCGCACGGCGTCGGCACCCTCGAGATCGCCCGCGCCTCGATCGCCGGTCAGGCCCTGCACATGTCGAGCCCGCTCGTGCCCGCCGTGTACGTCCTGGTCGGCATGGCCAAGGTCGAGTTCGGCGACCACACCAAGTTCACCGTCAAATGGGCCGTGCTCACCTCGCTGGTGGTGCTCGGCTCCGGAATCCTCTTCGGCATCATCTGA
- a CDS encoding MFS transporter, with product MPSTPGRAWLLRLVIAFSFAQGAVSMARPAVSYRALSLGADERAIGVIAGVYALLPLFAAVPLGRRTDHGRCAPLLPAGVVLISGGCALSGTAGSLGALAAWSGVMGLGHLCFVIGAQSIVARQSAPDEQDRNFGHFTIGASLGQLIGPVAAGSLIGGDMGRSSALALIVSAVVAAVSLTSLWRIEHVRPSGGGPKRGEKVPVLGILRTRGVPAGIFISLAVLSATDILTAYLPVVGEHRGIAPATVGVLLSLRAAATIACRLVMTPLISLLGRTTLIVVTCAVAALLCAGIALPVPVWGLGMMLALLGFCLGVGQPLSMTTVVQAAPEGARSTALALRLTGNRLGQVAAPAGAGLIAGVAGVAAPFVMLGGLLLVAAGLGLRRSPAGPSPTPPLPETEGSAPRAPLLRRRRG from the coding sequence ATGCCATCGACACCGGGCCGTGCCTGGTTGCTGCGCCTCGTCATCGCCTTCAGCTTCGCGCAGGGGGCGGTGTCGATGGCGCGTCCGGCCGTCTCCTACCGGGCCCTGTCCCTGGGCGCCGACGAGCGGGCGATCGGTGTCATCGCCGGGGTCTACGCCCTGCTCCCGCTCTTCGCGGCCGTGCCGCTCGGCCGCAGGACCGACCACGGGCGGTGTGCGCCGCTCCTTCCGGCCGGCGTCGTGCTGATATCCGGCGGGTGCGCGCTCAGCGGCACGGCGGGCTCGCTCGGCGCGCTGGCCGCCTGGAGCGGCGTGATGGGGCTCGGCCACCTCTGCTTCGTGATCGGCGCGCAGTCGATCGTCGCGCGGCAGTCCGCGCCCGACGAACAGGACCGCAACTTCGGGCACTTCACGATCGGCGCCTCGCTGGGGCAGCTGATCGGGCCGGTCGCCGCGGGGTCCCTCATCGGCGGGGACATGGGCCGCAGCAGTGCGCTCGCCCTGATCGTGTCGGCGGTGGTCGCGGCGGTCTCCCTCACCTCGCTGTGGCGCATCGAGCACGTCAGGCCGTCCGGCGGCGGCCCGAAGCGGGGCGAGAAGGTGCCGGTGCTCGGCATCCTGCGCACCCGGGGCGTGCCCGCGGGGATCTTCATCAGCCTCGCGGTGCTTTCCGCGACCGACATCCTCACGGCGTATCTGCCGGTGGTCGGCGAGCACCGGGGCATCGCGCCCGCCACGGTCGGGGTGCTGCTCTCGCTGCGGGCCGCCGCGACGATCGCCTGCAGGCTCGTCATGACGCCGCTGATCAGTCTCCTGGGCCGTACGACGCTGATCGTCGTGACGTGTGCGGTGGCCGCCCTGCTGTGTGCGGGGATCGCGCTGCCGGTGCCGGTGTGGGGGCTCGGCATGATGCTGGCCCTGCTCGGCTTCTGCCTCGGGGTCGGCCAGCCGCTGTCGATGACGACGGTGGTCCAGGCGGCCCCGGAGGGCGCCCGCTCGACCGCGCTCGCGCTGCGGCTGACGGGGAACCGGCTCGGGCAGGTGGCCGCGCCGGCGGGGGCAGGGTTGATTGCCGGAGTCGCGGGGGTTGCTGCCCCGTTCGTGATGCTCGGTGGGTTGTTGCTGGTGGCGGCCGGGTTGGGGCTGAGGCGCAGCCCAGCGGGGCCTTCCCCAACCCCGCCCCTTCCCGAAACTGAGGGCTCCGCCCCCAGAGCCCCGCTTCTCAGACGCCGGAGGGGCTGA
- a CDS encoding transposase: MAQVREAAEAGHARYTYRLRVSSTARTALAAEWDRCRWVWNECVAKSKAVHLHNAATGQKATCGPAQLHRMLTEARARTPWLRAGSSVAQQQIIRDFGRCRAKAHRDVKERLPVARRAGMPKWRTKREALPTLNYTRPGFRLKDGRLHLAGGIAVAVVWSRELPADPSSVRVYQDSLGHWYCSFVVPAQVQPLPETGRALGVDWGVKETATTTSDAYDLPHAEHGNKAKEKLTRYDRMMARRKPKKGRPGSKGYREAKKLRAKAHKKVARQRADSGRKWAKKVVRDHDAVAVEDFRPKFLAKTTMARKAADAAIGATKAALIEMGRKHGRDIRLVHPAYTTMDCAQCGARAKHVLPLGMRTYTCTACGAESPRDKNSARVMLVRAGLNPAGAEGGRPPGALLQEAA; encoded by the coding sequence ATGGCGCAGGTGAGGGAGGCCGCGGAGGCCGGGCATGCCCGGTACACCTACCGGCTACGCGTGTCGTCCACCGCCCGCACCGCGTTGGCGGCGGAGTGGGACCGATGCCGGTGGGTGTGGAACGAATGCGTCGCCAAGTCCAAGGCCGTACACCTGCACAACGCGGCCACCGGCCAGAAGGCCACGTGCGGCCCAGCTCAGCTCCATAGGATGCTGACCGAGGCCCGCGCCCGTACGCCGTGGCTGCGCGCGGGTTCGTCGGTTGCCCAGCAGCAGATCATCCGCGATTTCGGCCGATGCCGCGCCAAGGCGCACAGGGACGTCAAGGAGCGGCTGCCGGTGGCACGCCGGGCTGGGATGCCGAAGTGGAGGACCAAGCGTGAGGCACTGCCGACCCTCAACTACACCCGGCCTGGTTTCCGGTTGAAGGACGGCCGTCTGCACTTGGCGGGCGGCATCGCCGTGGCGGTGGTGTGGTCGCGGGAGCTGCCCGCCGACCCGTCCTCGGTGCGCGTCTATCAGGACAGCCTGGGGCACTGGTACTGCTCGTTCGTCGTTCCAGCCCAGGTTCAGCCCTTGCCGGAGACCGGCCGCGCACTCGGCGTCGACTGGGGCGTGAAGGAGACCGCGACCACCACATCCGACGCGTACGACCTGCCGCACGCCGAGCACGGCAACAAGGCCAAGGAGAAGCTGACCCGGTACGACCGGATGATGGCCCGCCGCAAACCGAAGAAGGGCCGGCCCGGATCGAAGGGCTACCGCGAGGCGAAGAAGCTGCGGGCCAAGGCGCACAAGAAGGTGGCCCGGCAGCGTGCGGACAGCGGCCGCAAGTGGGCCAAGAAGGTTGTCCGCGACCACGATGCCGTCGCTGTCGAGGACTTCCGTCCGAAGTTCCTCGCCAAGACCACGATGGCCCGCAAGGCCGCTGACGCCGCCATCGGCGCCACCAAGGCCGCACTGATCGAGATGGGCCGCAAGCACGGGCGGGACATCCGCCTCGTCCACCCCGCGTACACCACGATGGACTGCGCGCAGTGCGGAGCGAGAGCCAAGCACGTACTGCCGCTGGGGATGCGCACCTACACCTGCACCGCGTGCGGAGCCGAGTCCCCCCGGGACAAGAACTCCGCACGCGTGATGCTCGTCCGGGCAGGTCTCAACCCGGCTGGTGCTGAGGGCGGAAGACCTCCTGGAGCGCTGCTCCAGGAGGCGGCCTGA
- a CDS encoding DUF2867 domain-containing protein, translating to MRLPMSAHTSRPWRIHEIAGDFRVHDVWALPTPGGPDDLDRLVRQFTNDRRAHLQSPVPRFLFAARWKLGGLLGLDRSRDGVGGRVASLRDRLPADLREGTRGPDFPTGPFTSVYQTHDEWVAEMGNKTVHGLMHIGWVPDGSGGHRGQMAVIVKPNGLLGSAYMAAIAPFRYLGVYPALIRSIGREWEADSAERRVD from the coding sequence ATGAGACTCCCCATGTCCGCGCACACCTCACGCCCTTGGCGGATCCACGAGATCGCCGGTGACTTCCGGGTCCACGACGTGTGGGCACTGCCGACACCCGGCGGCCCCGACGATCTCGACCGGCTGGTGCGGCAGTTCACCAACGACCGCCGCGCCCATCTCCAGTCGCCCGTACCGCGCTTCCTCTTCGCGGCGCGCTGGAAACTCGGCGGGCTGCTCGGCCTGGACAGGTCCCGCGACGGCGTCGGCGGGCGGGTGGCGTCACTGCGGGATCGACTGCCCGCCGATCTCCGCGAGGGCACGCGGGGGCCCGACTTCCCCACGGGTCCGTTCACGTCCGTCTACCAGACGCACGACGAGTGGGTCGCCGAGATGGGCAACAAGACGGTGCACGGGCTGATGCACATCGGCTGGGTGCCGGACGGATCCGGCGGCCACCGCGGCCAGATGGCCGTCATCGTGAAGCCCAACGGGCTGCTCGGCTCCGCCTACATGGCCGCCATCGCCCCCTTCCGGTACCTGGGGGTGTACCCGGCGCTGATCCGGTCGATCGGCCGCGAGTGGGAGGCGGATTCGGCCGAGAGGCGCGTCGACTGA